In the Aulosira sp. FACHB-615 genome, one interval contains:
- a CDS encoding TonB-dependent siderophore receptor — protein sequence MQLFTVAIASNIRWRSRVINSVCLNFVNIVVWRKILKLRQMIYLGIVGSIFLLETQAVKAQSIANIPQLSDIPRPHTNVKDWLAQQNQQPEVIPVTGVSLNLTASGLEILLATPTSDKLQTTIKNENNSLIADIPNAQLQLTGDTSFRQEKPVAGIKEVVVSNIDTNTIRVTVTGEEGIPKVELDDDDTGLIFVVTPVVSSTPAAPDTSQPNTETTPTQPAADVKEPIELTVTGESDSYSVPDASTATRTDTPLRDIPQSIQVIPRQVIEDRNVVRLSELADNVSGVQPERGYGGLSSLGYRVRGFLTNFETLRNGFPDYGYFSPRDVANIERLEILKGPGAVLYGGSPTQYAGGSGVVNTTTKKPLTEPYYSASMTYGSYNFLRPTLDISGPLTDDKSVLYRLNVAYESSESFRDFVEYDSFFISPVVEVKVGDRTKLSFEYEYQKYNFVFDNGFPIEPEILQLPRSRFLGEPNFANGEVTFNSLTYRLEHDFDDNWKFRQGFNVLNSTLSDARQASTGSLRDDRRTLDRFFFASDEEHENITFQNEISGKFSTGSIRHNVLFGVDLARNLFNYLFAPDRELSIDIFDPQYGGTPTLVEGGSPFGRRVVSENVGLFAQNLIELTPNFKVLLGGRLDINDYRLQDRVSGDFLNEQSNTRFSPRVGVIYQPSDTTSLYFNWSNGFSPQFQARSRTNEQFEPQTSQQFEVGIKQDFLDNKLSATLAFFDITRQNVLTPDPVDDLFSIQTGEQRSRGIELDIAGEILPGWKIIANYAYIDGKVTEDNRIPVGDRLFGVPEHSAGLWTTYELQSGSLQGLGFGAGLYFVGEQEVDLPNTFTLPSYWRADASVFYRRQNYRFAVNFKNISNVKYYEVDGFSIDAAPPFTVLGTVSVEF from the coding sequence TTGCAGTTATTTACTGTAGCAATTGCCAGTAACATTCGATGGCGATCGCGTGTAATCAATTCAGTGTGTCTTAATTTCGTCAATATTGTGGTGTGGAGGAAAATTTTGAAACTAAGACAGATGATCTATCTAGGGATTGTCGGAAGTATTTTTTTGTTGGAGACTCAAGCTGTCAAAGCACAATCAATCGCAAATATTCCCCAACTCAGTGATATTCCACGTCCTCACACCAATGTGAAAGACTGGCTGGCGCAGCAAAATCAACAACCTGAAGTCATACCAGTGACAGGCGTGAGTCTAAACCTGACTGCTAGTGGATTGGAAATTCTCTTAGCAACACCGACATCAGATAAATTACAAACCACTATCAAGAACGAAAACAATAGCTTGATTGCAGATATCCCCAATGCTCAACTGCAATTAACAGGTGATACTTCTTTCCGTCAAGAAAAGCCTGTGGCGGGAATTAAGGAAGTAGTAGTCAGCAATATAGACACCAATACTATCCGAGTCACAGTCACGGGTGAAGAAGGTATCCCGAAAGTCGAGTTAGACGATGATGACACAGGCTTAATTTTTGTTGTCACACCAGTTGTATCCTCCACACCAGCAGCACCAGATACCTCTCAACCTAATACTGAAACAACACCAACTCAACCAGCAGCTGATGTTAAAGAACCGATTGAACTGACGGTGACAGGAGAAAGTGATAGCTATTCAGTACCCGATGCCAGCACTGCAACCAGGACAGATACACCACTGAGGGATATTCCCCAATCAATTCAAGTAATTCCCCGTCAGGTGATTGAAGACCGTAATGTGGTACGTCTTTCGGAATTGGCAGATAACGTCAGTGGCGTACAACCAGAAAGAGGATATGGGGGATTATCGTCATTAGGATATCGAGTGCGTGGGTTCCTGACGAATTTTGAAACTTTACGTAACGGTTTTCCTGATTATGGTTATTTCAGCCCGCGAGATGTGGCGAATATCGAGAGGTTGGAAATCCTCAAAGGGCCAGGGGCGGTACTATATGGCGGTAGTCCCACACAGTATGCAGGCGGAAGTGGTGTGGTGAATACAACTACTAAAAAGCCCCTGACAGAACCTTATTACAGCGCGAGTATGACCTATGGAAGTTATAACTTTTTGCGTCCGACATTGGATATTAGCGGGCCACTGACGGATGACAAATCAGTGCTGTATCGTTTAAACGTCGCCTATGAAAGTTCCGAAAGTTTTCGTGATTTTGTGGAATATGACAGCTTTTTTATCTCGCCTGTGGTAGAGGTGAAAGTAGGCGATCGCACTAAACTTTCCTTTGAATACGAATACCAAAAATATAACTTTGTTTTTGATAATGGTTTTCCCATTGAGCCAGAAATTCTCCAGCTTCCCCGCAGTCGATTTTTAGGAGAACCCAACTTTGCGAATGGGGAAGTGACATTTAACTCATTAACTTATAGATTAGAACACGACTTTGACGACAACTGGAAATTTCGCCAAGGATTTAATGTTCTCAATTCTACTTTAAGTGATGCAAGACAAGCATCTACTGGTTCTTTACGAGATGACCGTCGCACATTAGACCGTTTTTTCTTCGCTTCCGATGAAGAACACGAAAATATCACTTTCCAAAACGAAATTTCTGGCAAGTTTTCTACTGGTTCGATTCGCCATAATGTACTGTTTGGCGTAGATTTAGCGCGAAATTTATTTAACTACCTGTTCGCTCCAGACAGGGAATTATCAATAGATATTTTTGACCCTCAATATGGTGGAACCCCTACACTGGTCGAGGGAGGTTCCCCCTTTGGACGCAGAGTTGTCTCTGAGAATGTTGGTTTATTCGCTCAGAACTTAATTGAACTGACACCTAATTTCAAAGTTTTATTAGGTGGTCGCTTGGACATTAATGATTACCGTCTTCAAGACCGTGTAAGTGGCGATTTTCTGAATGAACAATCCAATACTCGATTTTCGCCGCGAGTGGGAGTGATATATCAACCAAGCGATACGACTTCCCTGTACTTCAATTGGTCGAATGGTTTTTCTCCGCAGTTTCAAGCCAGGAGTCGCACCAATGAACAGTTTGAACCCCAAACTAGCCAGCAATTTGAAGTGGGGATCAAACAAGATTTTCTCGACAATAAACTTTCTGCAACTTTGGCATTCTTTGACATTACTAGGCAGAATGTGTTGACACCAGACCCAGTAGATGATTTATTCAGTATCCAAACTGGAGAACAACGCAGTAGAGGAATTGAATTAGATATTGCAGGTGAAATATTACCTGGTTGGAAAATCATTGCCAACTATGCTTATATTGATGGCAAAGTGACCGAAGATAATCGGATTCCTGTAGGAGATAGATTATTTGGTGTACCAGAACATAGTGCTGGATTGTGGACAACTTATGAACTGCAAAGTGGTAGTTTGCAGGGGTTAGGATTTGGTGCTGGGTTATATTTTGTGGGCGAACAGGAGGTAGATTTACCAAATACATTTACACTACCAAGTTATTGGCGAGCCGATGCTTCTGTCTTTTATCGACGGCAAAATTATCGATTTGCAGTCAACTTTAAGAATATTTCTAATGTTAAATATTATGAGGTTGATGGTTTTAGTATTGATGCTGCGCCACCATTTACGGTGTTAGGAACAGTTTCAGTTGAGTTTTAA
- a CDS encoding iron ABC transporter permease, with amino-acid sequence MTNLIPKQLRKNKQQRYKLLMVAMVVILLVSVTLAVMIGPVPIPPLRVWQIALSQVFPQMTGDWTQAQVQIVWLIRFPRVLLAFFVGAGLSVVGVIMQALVRNPLADPFILGISSGASVGAVLVILFGIFSFFGVYALSVGAFLGALLAFFVVFFLARRQGNLSSTRLILVGVAVSSLFEAVTSFLAIKAGSGEATRRVLFWLLGGLSGTTWTDLILPVLALVWGIWYLLLQTRSLNALLIGEETARTLGTDTDSFRKQLFFVTSLLTGVIVAVSGVIGFVGLMIPHSVRFLVGSDHRRVLPVSLLLGGIFLIWADVLARTIVAPEELPIGIVTALFGAPFFIWLMQGKGDGK; translated from the coding sequence ATGACTAATCTGATACCAAAGCAATTGCGAAAAAACAAGCAGCAACGCTACAAGCTGCTCATGGTAGCAATGGTTGTGATATTGTTGGTGTCTGTAACTTTGGCGGTGATGATTGGGCCTGTGCCGATTCCGCCTTTGCGAGTATGGCAGATAGCTTTATCCCAAGTGTTTCCCCAGATGACAGGAGACTGGACGCAAGCACAAGTGCAAATTGTCTGGCTGATCCGCTTTCCCCGTGTGCTGTTGGCTTTTTTTGTGGGTGCTGGACTATCGGTGGTTGGTGTGATTATGCAAGCACTGGTACGTAACCCGTTAGCTGACCCATTTATTCTCGGTATTTCCTCTGGCGCGTCCGTTGGTGCTGTTTTAGTCATTTTATTTGGGATTTTCTCATTTTTTGGTGTATATGCCTTATCTGTTGGGGCGTTTCTCGGTGCGCTGTTGGCTTTTTTTGTGGTGTTTTTTTTAGCACGACGACAGGGAAACCTCTCCTCTACCCGCTTAATTTTAGTTGGTGTAGCAGTATCCTCTTTATTTGAGGCGGTAACAAGTTTTTTGGCGATTAAAGCGGGAAGTGGAGAAGCGACAAGACGAGTGTTATTTTGGCTATTGGGAGGACTTTCGGGAACAACTTGGACAGACTTAATTCTGCCTGTGCTGGCTTTGGTCTGGGGAATTTGGTATTTATTACTTCAGACGCGATCGCTCAATGCACTTCTCATCGGTGAAGAAACAGCACGGACTTTAGGAACTGACACCGATAGTTTCCGGAAACAGTTATTTTTTGTTACTTCCCTATTGACAGGTGTCATAGTTGCTGTAAGTGGTGTCATTGGCTTTGTTGGGCTAATGATTCCTCACAGTGTGCGTTTCCTTGTCGGTTCAGATCATCGCCGGGTGTTACCTGTGAGTCTTTTGCTGGGCGGCATTTTCCTCATTTGGGCAGATGTCCTAGCACGTACCATTGTCGCTCCAGAGGAACTACCTATTGGCATTGTTACTGCACTTTTCGGCGCTCCTTTTTTCATTTGGTTGATGCAAGGTAAAGGGGATGGAAAATGA
- a CDS encoding ABC transporter ATP-binding protein, translating into MNLEVKHLCWSIEGKQILHDIHLQVSSGELVGLIGPNGSGKSSLLRCLYRVLKPDRGVITLNGKNIWHLSTREMAQTTAVVLQETSADFDFTVAEMVLMGRNPHQGLFDRETKKDHLIVLNALMQVGMNDFAERSFISLSGGEKQRVLIARAIAQQAQFLILDEPTNHLDIRYQLELLELVKGLGVTAIAALHDLNLAASYCDRIYVVHHGTIKAVGTPQDLLQPSLIREVFGVGSTVETNSKNGKLNISFFLDTK; encoded by the coding sequence ATGAATTTAGAGGTGAAACACCTATGTTGGAGTATTGAGGGAAAACAGATTTTGCATGACATTCATCTGCAAGTGTCATCGGGTGAGTTAGTGGGGCTGATTGGCCCTAATGGTAGTGGTAAATCAAGTTTGCTCAGATGTCTCTATCGTGTCCTGAAGCCAGATAGGGGGGTGATAACTCTCAACGGTAAGAATATCTGGCATTTGAGTACCCGTGAAATGGCACAAACTACAGCAGTTGTTTTGCAAGAGACATCTGCTGATTTTGACTTTACAGTTGCAGAAATGGTACTAATGGGGCGTAATCCCCATCAAGGTTTGTTTGACCGCGAGACAAAAAAAGACCACTTGATAGTTTTGAATGCTTTAATGCAGGTGGGAATGAATGACTTTGCAGAACGTAGTTTTATTTCCCTTTCTGGTGGAGAAAAACAGCGTGTATTAATTGCACGCGCCATCGCTCAACAAGCACAGTTTTTAATTTTGGATGAGCCGACTAATCACCTGGATATTCGCTATCAGTTAGAACTTTTGGAACTGGTGAAGGGTTTGGGGGTGACGGCAATTGCAGCGTTGCATGATTTGAATTTGGCTGCTAGTTATTGCGATCGCATTTATGTTGTTCATCATGGCACAATCAAAGCAGTCGGAACACCCCAAGATTTATTACAACCTAGTTTAATCCGTGAGGTATTTGGCGTAGGTTCAACCGTAGAAACCAACTCAAAGAATGGTAAATTAAACATCAGCTTTTTCTTAGATACAAAATAA
- a CDS encoding ABC transporter substrate-binding protein — protein MQLIFLRRRASGLPQATAKNAKSDKNNYFVQAYRELVLAVLMLGIISGCASNFATSNDPDSNGRKYTPFTLKNCDLTITYKQPPKRAVTMMQSATEVMLALGLEKRMVGTAYLDNPILPEYQQAYSQIPVLAPKYPSREVFLAVEPDFVFSNEESAFAKEVIGSQSELLKLGISSYLLPIECDRPELRPERVTMENLYQQIREIGQIFAVEQRAEKLIGELRSQLAATQQKLGKVTTKKRIFWYDSEDPPLTVSNWGMPNHIIELAGGENIFKDIQEKKAWVTVNWEDVIARQPDVIVLIDANWSSAEEKRKLLKSHPVYSQLKAVQQDKFIVIGFSYTMPGIRNVAGVRKLAEALYPENFQ, from the coding sequence ATGCAGTTAATTTTTTTACGTAGACGCGCAAGCGGCTTGCCGCAGGCTACCGCCAAGAACGCCAAGTCAGACAAAAATAATTATTTCGTGCAAGCTTACAGAGAATTGGTATTAGCAGTGTTGATGCTGGGAATAATTTCAGGCTGTGCCAGTAATTTTGCTACATCAAATGATCCTGACTCGAATGGGAGAAAATACACACCATTCACTCTGAAGAATTGTGATTTGACAATTACTTATAAACAACCACCAAAACGGGCTGTGACCATGATGCAATCGGCGACGGAAGTCATGTTAGCCTTGGGTCTAGAAAAGCGGATGGTGGGTACAGCCTACCTGGATAATCCGATTTTGCCAGAGTATCAACAGGCATATTCCCAAATTCCGGTATTAGCACCAAAGTACCCATCGCGGGAAGTTTTTTTGGCAGTCGAGCCGGATTTTGTCTTTTCTAATGAGGAAAGTGCTTTTGCCAAAGAAGTAATTGGCTCACAATCAGAGTTACTTAAACTAGGTATTTCTTCTTATTTGTTGCCCATTGAATGCGATCGCCCAGAACTCAGACCTGAACGCGTAACGATGGAAAATTTATATCAACAAATTCGGGAAATTGGGCAGATTTTTGCAGTAGAACAACGAGCAGAAAAGTTAATTGGAGAATTGCGATCGCAACTCGCAGCCACCCAACAAAAGCTAGGGAAGGTGACAACCAAAAAGCGGATTTTTTGGTACGATTCTGAAGACCCTCCCCTAACTGTTTCTAATTGGGGAATGCCTAATCATATTATTGAATTAGCTGGGGGAGAAAATATCTTTAAAGATATCCAAGAAAAAAAAGCATGGGTAACAGTTAATTGGGAAGATGTGATTGCACGTCAACCAGATGTAATTGTGCTGATTGATGCTAACTGGTCATCGGCCGAAGAAAAGCGTAAATTACTCAAATCTCATCCTGTTTACTCTCAGTTAAAAGCAGTGCAGCAGGATAAATTTATTGTCATCGGTTTTAGCTACACCATGCCAGGAATTAGGAATGTTGCAGGGGTGAGAAAATTAGCCGAGGCTTTGTATCCAGAAAATTTTCAATGA
- a CDS encoding GNAT family N-acetyltransferase: MSDLKITIDHQPDAKDIRTVISHLVEYNNSQTQPDVYEPLAIWVRDADSTIVAGLVGKTNWEWLYISHLWVSETLRGQGYGSKMMLEAEKLAKQRGCGNAYLDTFSFQALGFYQRLGYQIFGILEDFPPGHQRYFLAKKL; encoded by the coding sequence ATGAGTGATCTAAAAATTACAATCGATCATCAACCCGATGCAAAAGATATTCGTACTGTCATCAGCCATCTGGTGGAATATAACAACAGTCAGACACAGCCAGATGTATACGAGCCTTTAGCTATTTGGGTGCGAGATGCTGACAGTACAATTGTGGCTGGATTAGTTGGTAAAACAAATTGGGAATGGCTGTATATTTCGCATCTTTGGGTATCCGAAACACTGCGCGGTCAAGGATATGGCAGCAAAATGATGCTAGAGGCAGAAAAATTAGCTAAACAACGCGGTTGTGGCAACGCATACTTAGATACCTTTAGTTTTCAAGCCTTGGGTTTTTACCAACGTCTCGGTTATCAAATCTTTGGTATTTTAGAGGATTTTCCCCCCGGTCATCAGCGATATTTTTTAGCAAAAAAGCTCTAA